From the Terriglobia bacterium genome, the window CAGCTGATCGACTCGGCCACGGACATCGACCCTGCCTGGCTGGAAGGCGTGAAGGGCATCGGGCTGACTGCCGGGGCCTCGGCGCCGGAAGTGCTGGTGCAGCAGGTGAGCGACCGCCTGGCGGGGTTTGGCTTCACCGACCAGCGCGACTTGAACTTGATCCGCGAAGATGTGCGCTTCACGCTGCCACCGGAACTGGCGACGATCGCGCCGGCGCCGCGGCGCTAGGCGGGAGAAGAGATGGAAAGGTAGAAGCGTGGAACGGTTGCAGAGGTTTGGTTTTGCGGCAGGGATAGCCCGCAGGGACAGACCAGAGCGCGGGCGGCGGGGAACTACAACAATAAGGAGTGAACTTTGGCGGTTCGAATCGTCCGTCAGCCGAAGAAGATTGCCCTGATCGGGGCGCCCTCGAGCGCCGCGGCCTTCGCGCCGGGTTTGGAGAAGGCCCCAGCGGCGCTGCGCGCCGCGGGACTCATCGAGCGGCTGCAGTCCATCGGCTACGAGGTCACGGACCTGGGCGATTGCGCGCCGCGCCTGTTCGCGCAGGACGACGAACATCCCCGGGCGCGCAATGCCGCCGAAGCGGTGGCCGGGCTGAACGATCTGCGGCTGCGCGTGGAGCAGGGAATCAAGATGGGCGCGCTGGCGCTGGTGCTGGGCGGGGACTGCGTGCAGAGCATGGCCGTGGTGGCGGGAGCGCGGCGCTATTACAAGCACGTCAATCTGCTGTGGCTGGACCGCGACGCGGATCTCAATACCCCGGCGTCGACGCCTTCCGGGCGGCTGGACGGCATGGTCGTGGCGGCCTTCACGGGGCGCGGCGCACCCGAATTGGTGCGTTTCTGGGGCGAGCCGCCGCTGGTGCGCGAGGTGGACGTAACGCTGTTCGGCATCGAACGGCTGGATCCCGCGGAGCAGGAATTTCTAAACAGTTCGCCGATGCGCCGGGTTTTCGCCGTGGATGCGCAGCGCAAGGGCGTGGCCGCGGCGGCGGAGCAGGCCCTGCAGGAGATGCATGCCGACGGGCGCGACTTTGTCCTGCACTTCGATGTGGACGTCATCGCCCAGGAGGAGCTGAGCGCCGTGCCGGTGGGCGGCTCCGGCGGATTCAACGCCGCGGACGTGAGCGAGGCCCTGCGCGTCTTCCTGGCGCACAA encodes:
- a CDS encoding arginase family protein → MAVRIVRQPKKIALIGAPSSAAAFAPGLEKAPAALRAAGLIERLQSIGYEVTDLGDCAPRLFAQDDEHPRARNAAEAVAGLNDLRLRVEQGIKMGALALVLGGDCVQSMAVVAGARRYYKHVNLLWLDRDADLNTPASTPSGRLDGMVVAAFTGRGAPELVRFWGEPPLVREVDVTLFGIERLDPAEQEFLNSSPMRRVFAVDAQRKGVAAAAEQALQEMHADGRDFVLHFDVDVIAQEELSAVPVGGSGGFNAADVSEALRVFLAHKRVLGLDIAQYNPEKDADGAGARLLVELLAEALAARFAALEQPEAQAASPAENGPGATTSVS